The proteins below are encoded in one region of Chitinophagales bacterium:
- the typA gene encoding translational GTPase TypA, translating to MYMKIKNIAIIAHVDHGKTTLVDKLLHQCKLFRENQQSGELILDNNDLERERGITILAKNVAVEYKGYKINIIDTPGHADFGGEVERVLNMADGVLLLVDAFEGPMPQTRYVLSKAIALGKKPIVVINKVDKPNCRPEEVHESVFDLMFNLGANEDQLDFPTAYGSAKNSWMGSDWKNPSDDVSYLLDLIIEKIPSPEMREGTIQLQITSLDYSSYIGRIAVGRVTRGTLQSGTPVQLIKRKGGMVKSRIKELYVFDGLGKKKTDSVQCGDICAVVGIEGFDIGDTIADFENPEALPPISIDEPTMSMVFTVNNSPFFGKEGKHVTSQKIRERLDKELEKNLALRVEDSPNGDAFIVFGRGILHLGVLIETMRREGFELCIGNPRVIVKEIDGKKCEPVEILTIDCPESTSGKCIELVTMRKGALLIMEPKGDIMHMEFEIPSRGIIGLRTLVLNVSAGEAIMAHRFKEFQPWKGDIASRINGTLIAKDMGRATAYSIDKFQDRGTFFIEAGVEVYEGQIVGENNKDNDLVLNITEAKKLTNFRASGSDDKAVLAPPVIMSLEESMEYIQEDEYVEVTPISIRLRKILLKENDRAIAKKKGANAYA from the coding sequence TTGTATATGAAAATTAAAAACATAGCCATCATTGCCCACGTAGATCACGGCAAAACTACTTTAGTTGATAAACTGCTACACCAATGCAAACTCTTTAGAGAAAACCAACAAAGCGGTGAGCTGATATTAGACAATAATGATCTGGAGCGCGAGCGTGGTATTACCATTCTTGCCAAAAACGTAGCAGTGGAATACAAAGGCTACAAAATAAATATTATTGACACTCCCGGACACGCAGATTTTGGAGGAGAAGTAGAGCGCGTACTAAATATGGCAGATGGCGTATTGCTTTTGGTAGATGCTTTTGAAGGTCCTATGCCACAAACACGCTATGTACTAAGCAAAGCTATTGCATTAGGCAAAAAACCTATTGTAGTTATCAATAAAGTAGATAAACCCAACTGCCGCCCCGAAGAAGTACACGAATCGGTATTCGACCTTATGTTTAACCTAGGAGCAAACGAAGATCAACTCGATTTTCCAACAGCATACGGAAGTGCCAAAAACAGCTGGATGGGTTCCGACTGGAAGAACCCATCGGATGATGTTTCTTACCTTTTAGATTTAATTATAGAAAAAATTCCTTCGCCCGAAATGAGGGAAGGAACTATTCAACTTCAAATAACTTCGCTCGATTATTCCAGTTATATCGGAAGAATTGCAGTAGGCAGAGTAACACGAGGCACTTTGCAAAGCGGCACACCGGTGCAACTAATTAAACGCAAAGGCGGCATGGTAAAATCGCGCATAAAGGAATTATATGTATTTGACGGTTTAGGCAAAAAGAAAACCGACAGTGTACAATGTGGTGATATTTGCGCAGTAGTAGGTATAGAAGGTTTCGATATTGGCGATACCATTGCCGATTTTGAAAATCCTGAAGCGCTGCCTCCTATTAGCATTGATGAGCCTACCATGAGCATGGTATTCACCGTAAATAACTCTCCATTTTTTGGAAAAGAAGGTAAGCACGTTACTTCACAAAAAATACGCGAAAGGCTCGATAAAGAACTAGAAAAAAACCTTGCGCTACGCGTAGAAGATTCACCCAATGGGGATGCCTTTATTGTATTTGGCCGCGGTATTTTGCACTTAGGTGTATTGATAGAAACCATGAGGCGCGAAGGCTTTGAATTGTGTATTGGCAACCCACGCGTAATTGTAAAAGAAATTGACGGCAAAAAATGCGAACCAGTAGAAATACTTACCATCGATTGCCCCGAAAGTACCAGCGGAAAATGTATTGAACTGGTAACTATGCGCAAAGGAGCATTGCTCATTATGGAACCCAAAGGCGATATCATGCACATGGAATTTGAAATTCCATCGCGCGGTATTATCGGGCTGCGCACATTGGTGCTAAACGTAAGTGCAGGAGAAGCAATTATGGCGCACCGCTTTAAAGAATTTCAACCGTGGAAAGGCGATATTGCATCCCGCATTAACGGCACTTTAATTGCCAAAGATATGGGTAGAGCCACTGCCTACTCAATAGATAAATTCCAAGACCGCGGCACATTCTTTATTGAAGCCGGAGTAGAAGTATATGAAGGACAAATAGTGGGCGAAAACAATAAGGACAACGATTTGGTATTAAACATTACCGAAGCCAAAAAACTCACCAACTTCCGCGCCTCCGGTTCAGACGATAAAGCTGTATTGGCACCTCCGGTAATTATGAGTTTAGAAGAGTCTATGGAATATATTCAAGAGGATGAATACGTAGAAGTTACTCCAATTTCTATCCGCCTCCGTAAAATATTATTGAAGGAAAACGACAGAGCAATTGCCAAGAAAAAGGGCGCAAATGCTTATGCCTAA
- a CDS encoding transposase codes for MQQLSEQWDFSEGLKITASQLYKHRWNIELFFKALKQNLQVKTFTSNSPNAVKSQIYIALIGYLLLELLRRNTCKANHAFSNFTEKISICLPYYLSLNYVCNRI; via the coding sequence TTGCAACAACTTTCTGAACAATGGGACTTTTCCGAAGGACTAAAAATAACCGCCAGCCAACTCTATAAACACAGATGGAACATTGAGTTGTTCTTCAAAGCACTCAAACAAAACTTGCAGGTGAAAACCTTTACAAGCAACAGCCCCAATGCCGTGAAATCACAAATATACATCGCGCTGATTGGCTACCTGCTCTTAGAACTGCTGCGCAGAAACACCTGCAAGGCAAATCACGCCTTCTCCAACTTCACCGAAAAAATAAGCATCTGCTTGCCTTATTACCTTTCCTTAAATTATGTCTGCAATAGAATTTGA
- a CDS encoding DUF983 domain-containing protein, translating to MKQHAPSFWKSVLQCKCPKCRKGNLFTFANHFKFSGMLAMPESCAVCQQKFEIEPGFYLGALWLSYPLVLLTELATLLTCYLVLQLSLVASFAVAAIILLLLLPITMRLARSLLIHLFVSYEPH from the coding sequence ATGAAACAACATGCACCATCCTTTTGGAAAAGTGTTTTGCAATGTAAATGCCCAAAGTGCCGAAAAGGGAACTTATTTACCTTTGCCAATCATTTTAAATTTTCCGGCATGTTGGCAATGCCCGAAAGTTGTGCCGTTTGCCAACAAAAATTTGAAATTGAACCCGGTTTTTATTTGGGTGCATTGTGGCTTAGCTATCCTTTAGTATTGCTTACCGAGCTGGCTACACTGCTCACTTGCTATTTGGTTTTACAGCTATCGTTGGTAGCATCCTTTGCAGTTGCGGCAATAATACTATTGCTGCTGCTGCCAATAACTATGCGTTTGGCACGCTCACTGCTTATTCATTTATTTGTGAGCTACGAGCCACACTAA